One genomic window of Thalassoroseus pseudoceratinae includes the following:
- a CDS encoding LptF/LptG family permease, producing MLTTFDRYLIRSYCVAFLIVVVSMLGLFVVIDLTDNADEFARNFDGDLQPLVMSIAKYYSVQSLFFFDAAGSMLGLATLVILLIQLQRRGQIAPILAAGVPTFRLTRPLVLCVTGVGLLVFANREILIPKYAHLKHVQRGENTGTSHRVEAVYDFETFVMIDGERLIPSEARLLAPRFVLPTPTVAKELTVINGHEAHFETHQGQPGWRITNVVEEIEQLPLTGVGRQLLKPIPNSDDVFVQTSIGPDILFKRKSAECYLASGDIVDRIRNPAFTTLSVRNLQLEFHRRFVEPIVLFLCAMLTVPLMIQKETKGGLPINTAMSFLFLGIVWVAGFAFTFVGRIGWITPALTAWGPAILTGVMISQVRHRVTT from the coding sequence ATGTTGACCACGTTCGACCGTTACCTCATCCGCAGTTACTGCGTGGCTTTCCTGATTGTTGTTGTCTCCATGTTGGGTTTGTTCGTCGTCATTGACCTGACGGACAACGCCGATGAGTTCGCCCGGAACTTCGATGGCGATCTGCAACCACTCGTGATGAGCATCGCGAAGTATTACTCCGTGCAATCGTTGTTCTTCTTCGATGCCGCCGGAAGTATGCTTGGACTGGCAACATTGGTCATTCTGTTAATTCAACTTCAGCGACGCGGACAAATCGCACCGATTCTCGCCGCCGGTGTGCCCACATTTCGGCTCACTCGGCCGTTAGTCCTTTGTGTGACGGGTGTTGGATTACTGGTCTTCGCGAACCGAGAGATTTTGATCCCGAAGTACGCCCACCTCAAGCATGTGCAGCGAGGCGAGAACACCGGAACCTCGCACCGGGTCGAAGCGGTCTACGACTTCGAAACCTTCGTCATGATTGACGGCGAACGTCTGATTCCCTCGGAAGCACGACTGTTGGCACCGCGTTTCGTGTTGCCAACGCCAACCGTCGCGAAGGAACTAACCGTGATCAACGGTCACGAAGCTCACTTCGAAACCCACCAAGGCCAACCGGGCTGGCGAATCACGAATGTGGTGGAAGAGATCGAGCAACTGCCGTTGACGGGAGTTGGTCGTCAACTTTTGAAGCCAATCCCGAACTCGGATGACGTGTTTGTGCAGACATCGATTGGGCCGGACATTCTGTTCAAACGCAAGTCGGCGGAGTGTTATTTGGCATCGGGAGACATCGTCGACCGTATCCGCAATCCGGCGTTCACGACGCTCTCGGTGCGGAATCTGCAACTTGAATTCCACCGGCGATTCGTTGAACCGATTGTGTTATTCCTTTGTGCGATGCTGACCGTCCCTCTGATGATTCAGAAAGAAACCAAAGGCGGCTTACCGATTAACACCGCGATGAGTTTCCTCTTTTTGGGTATCGTATGGGTCGCGGGGTTCGCGTTTACGTTCGTCGGACGCATTGGCTGGATCACTCCGGCACTCACTGCCTGGGGACCGGCGATTCTCACCGGCGTGATGATCTCCCAGGTTCGCCACCGCGTGACAACGTAA
- a CDS encoding NAD-dependent epimerase/dehydratase family protein, with translation MRVIVTGGAGFIGSHIVDQLQELGHEAFVIDDLSSGSKANLPSNVPVYEVDIRNREAVAQVFDEVRPQLVSHQAAQMSVSRSVREPVFDAEVNALGMLHVLENCVRHNVERVSFASSGGVLYGDVDTPVPEETPAAPISPYGITKFVGEQYLQFYAREHGLKSVALRYTNVYGPRQNPHGEAGVVAIFCKAMLGGKPSTIFGDGGCVRDYVFCRDVARANVLALTHDVEDTFSAFNISTEVGTDVNQLAGQIHSLVEAQQKASGIESPNVPKPDHGPERAGDLRSNLAGHGKATRVLGWKPEVDLWTGLEQTVAWFAEQSEAAV, from the coding sequence ATGCGAGTCATCGTGACTGGTGGAGCCGGATTTATCGGTAGTCATATCGTTGACCAACTTCAGGAACTCGGTCACGAGGCGTTCGTGATTGACGATCTGTCATCCGGAAGCAAAGCAAACTTGCCCAGCAATGTCCCGGTGTACGAGGTGGACATTCGCAATCGCGAGGCGGTGGCTCAAGTTTTTGATGAGGTACGTCCTCAACTTGTCTCGCACCAAGCGGCTCAGATGTCGGTCAGCCGTTCGGTTCGCGAGCCGGTATTCGATGCCGAAGTCAATGCGCTCGGCATGCTGCATGTGCTGGAGAATTGTGTCCGGCACAACGTGGAGCGGGTTTCGTTCGCGTCCTCGGGTGGTGTTCTTTACGGCGATGTGGATACGCCCGTGCCCGAAGAAACACCAGCGGCACCGATTAGTCCATACGGAATCACGAAGTTCGTCGGCGAACAGTATCTTCAGTTCTACGCTCGCGAGCATGGTTTGAAGTCGGTGGCGTTGCGATACACGAACGTGTACGGACCGCGACAGAATCCGCACGGGGAAGCCGGTGTGGTGGCGATTTTCTGCAAGGCGATGCTCGGCGGAAAGCCGTCCACAATTTTCGGTGACGGCGGATGTGTTCGCGATTATGTGTTCTGTCGTGATGTCGCACGGGCGAACGTTCTCGCGTTGACGCATGATGTGGAAGACACATTCTCCGCGTTCAACATCAGCACGGAAGTTGGCACGGACGTAAATCAGTTGGCCGGTCAAATCCATTCGCTGGTCGAGGCTCAGCAGAAAGCCAGCGGGATCGAATCCCCGAATGTGCCGAAACCCGATCACGGGCCGGAACGTGCCGGAGACTTGCGTTCGAACTTGGCCGGTCATGGCAAAGCGACTCGCGTGTTGGGATGGAAACCGGAAGTCGATCTGTGGACCGGATTGGAACAAACCGTCGCCTGGTTCGCGGAGCAAAGTGAAGCCGCCGTTTGA
- a CDS encoding aromatic ring-hydroxylating oxygenase subunit alpha codes for MFVHDSQLPQLLDASAYGGAEQHSRELASVFQPAWHAIATTDELADEGSFVTRSLLGKPLVLWRSEGELRAYLNVCPHRFNMLQAAESGCTQRLKCGYHGWEYGADGRTRRIPEAQGFRPIDTEKICLQSFPIETCGHVVFVSLSPNVIPLADWMADSKSDFESAFSSDRTCIAKIERDVPANWKIIVENALESYHLESVHTETFRRNPDPETCEHTLGEGWSRFETCSPPVGRLQRLADRVVYGVMGLQRDDRYRHTMACPHLMAGRAGMFTWCHTIEPLSAQSTRVRLWMFLEPHHRNIVSKLTAATMSWGAKRFTLKALMEDVAIATSVQQGAKTADIPFAGCLSPREERVWHFQQHLQSMLGGRGVETAAA; via the coding sequence ATGTTCGTGCATGACTCCCAACTTCCACAATTGCTCGACGCCTCCGCATACGGTGGCGCGGAGCAACATTCTCGGGAGTTGGCGTCTGTATTCCAACCGGCTTGGCATGCCATCGCGACAACCGATGAACTCGCCGATGAAGGAAGTTTCGTCACGCGCTCGCTGCTCGGGAAACCGTTGGTGTTGTGGCGATCCGAGGGAGAGTTGCGGGCGTATCTCAATGTGTGTCCGCATCGCTTCAATATGTTGCAAGCGGCGGAGAGTGGCTGCACACAGCGGTTGAAATGTGGCTACCACGGTTGGGAATATGGAGCGGACGGTCGTACCCGTCGCATCCCGGAAGCCCAAGGGTTTCGCCCGATCGATACGGAAAAAATCTGCCTGCAATCGTTTCCCATCGAGACCTGCGGACACGTCGTCTTCGTTTCCCTGTCACCGAACGTCATACCACTTGCCGACTGGATGGCCGATTCCAAGTCCGACTTTGAGTCCGCCTTCTCCAGTGATCGCACTTGCATTGCAAAAATCGAACGCGATGTTCCGGCGAACTGGAAAATCATCGTCGAGAATGCTTTGGAGAGTTATCACCTCGAAAGCGTGCACACCGAGACATTCCGACGAAACCCCGATCCCGAAACGTGTGAGCACACGCTCGGCGAGGGTTGGTCACGATTTGAAACTTGCTCTCCGCCGGTGGGGCGGTTGCAGCGGCTGGCCGATCGGGTTGTGTATGGTGTGATGGGGTTGCAACGCGATGACCGTTACCGTCACACGATGGCCTGTCCGCATCTGATGGCGGGACGGGCGGGAATGTTTACGTGGTGTCACACGATCGAACCGCTTTCGGCTCAATCGACTCGCGTGCGATTATGGATGTTCCTTGAACCGCACCATCGGAACATCGTCTCCAAACTGACCGCCGCCACGATGTCCTGGGGAGCGAAACGCTTCACGTTGAAAGCGCTGATGGAAGACGTGGCCATCGCCACCAGCGTGCAACAAGGAGCCAAGACGGCAGACATCCCCTTCGCCGGGTGTTTGTCTCCTCGCGAGGAACGGGTCTGGCATTTCCAGCAGCATTTGCAGTCGATGCTTGGCGGTCGCGGCGTTGAAACGGCAGCGGCTTAG